The Desulfovibrio psychrotolerans genomic interval CCGATCCGGAGGAGAGAGGGGAAAGCGGGGAATGTGGGGAGAGTGTATCATCGCTCATATGTGGTGCTCCGTTGGTGCTGATCTGGTAAAAGTGTCATCATGCGCGGATGATGAACCGGGCGGAACCGCCTGAGGAAGGGGAGCCTGCCATGGAAAGATTGCCGGAAGAATGGTCGGGCGGGGGGCAGGGGACGCATTGTACTTTTGTAACCCGGCTGTATGGCGGGCCTTCGTGCAGCAGGTCTTGCAGGGCGCGCAGGGAATCTTCCGGGCCAAAGGCTTCCAGTTCCACCGTGCCGTCCGGCAGGTTGCGGACCCAGCCTTCCAGATGCAGGGCGCGCGCCGCGTCGCGGGTCCAGTACCGGAAACCGACCCCCTGAACGATACCGGAGATAATGCATCGGCATCCCGTGTTCATGGTTCCCCTCCGTGCGCGGGCGGAAATGGTTACAGATGTCCTTCATCCCGCAGGCTGTAATGCGTGTCTTCCGTGACGATAATGTGGTCCAGCACCCGTATGCCCAGCGTTTTGCCGGACTGCACGAGCTGTCGCGTTATCTCGATATCCGGCGTGGAGGGAAACGGATTCCCGCCCGGGTGGTTGTGCACCACCACAAGGGAGCTTGCCTTGTGCCCCAGCGCCTTTTCCATGAGGTCGCGCGGGTAAATCATGGTGGTGTTCACCGTGCCGGTTGTAACCCGCTCCCACGCGAGCAGGCGATTCTGGTTATCCAGAAAGGCCGCCCAGAATTCCTCATGGGCAAGGTTACCCAGCCGCGCGCGGGCCATGTTCACGATATCCGAAGGCCCGGAGAGCACGGCGCGTTCGCGGGCGGGGGATTCATGACACCGGGCCATCAGTTCCCGCAGGAGCATCCAGTGCGCCTGCAACGAAGGACCGAATCCCGGCACGGCACGCAGCTCGGACGGGCGGGCGTTCAGCACGCCGTGCAGAGTGCGGAACCTGAACAGCAATTCCTTGGCAAGGGGTTTTGTATCTCTGCGCAGCAGAACGGTTCCCAATACCAGTTCAAGAACCTCGTAGTCCGCAAGCTGTGTCGCATCCTTGCGGAGTTTTTCCCGTAGCCGGTCCCTGTGACCGTGGTAGTGCGGTTTGCTGTCCATGATAAGCAGTTCATAGCGTGAAGCAAGCGGAAGCACGAGAAAAAAGTGGTCCGCTTCAGGAAAAAAAGGTCTGAATCAGCGAAAATGCGTGGAAGAACGGCTTTGTGAAGGCTTTCTCGGGTCGGAAGGGGGGCTGAACAGGGCTATCAGGCCGGCAACGAGCAGTTCCATGGCTTGTTCCGGCCTGCGTTCGCCGGTTTTTATGCCCTTGTCCGCCTCCAGCGCCAGATCCCATATGCGGCACAGGCGTGCGCGCCCCAGCGAACGGGCCAGCCGTTCCTTGGCCTGCTTCACGTTGCCGGGCAGAAAGGCCTGCTCGCCTGCCAGCAACTGCCACAACAGCCTCGCTTCGCGCAGGAGCATGGCAAGGAAGGGGAAGACCATCTCCTCACCGCCTGCCTGACTGTGCATGACCTTGTGCCACACCTTGTGCAGGGAGGCGTTGCCGCCGGTCTGTCCTGAACCGGCGTTTTGCAGGGCGTTTATGAAGGCGAAGACATCCATTTCCGGTTCGTGGGAAAGGTCGGCGGCTATCTCTGCCGTTATGGTGCGCGAATCGCCGGCGGCAAGAGCCAGCTTTTCCAGTTCGCGGGTTGCTGCGGTGGCGTCCGGGGGAAGCTTGTGCGAAAGGGTTTGCAGCACGGGCGGAAGAATGGTCACGCCATTGCGGGTTGCCCATGCGGAGGCGAATCCGCGCATGGTCTGCGGGGTGAGGCCGGGGGATGTCCATATCCAGCCCTGCTTGTCGGCGAAGGTCCAGCATTGCAGGGATGAGACAGCCTTTGCCACCTTGGGACCGCCTTTTTCAAAGGGAACCTCCATGCACAGAAAAGCCCACGCCAGCGGGTTGAAGCGGCCCAGCGTCTGGCTCAGCTTTTTCCAGTCATCCGTGGCAAGGTTCTGGGCGTTGCGGACCACAAGGCACTTGGGAGCGGCGAACAATCCTTGCAGGGTCAGGTTTTCCCAGAAGACGGCGGGCAGCCCTTCATCTCCCCAGTAGGCATGACGCTGCCAGGGCCCTTCTGCCGCAGGATGGGCGGCGAGGAGCGATTCCACCTGTTCCTTGATGAGCTGCGCATCGGGGCAGACGCAGATGCTGAATCCGGGGCGTGTGGTGTGGGGCATGTCGTTGGGAGCCTGCGGCTGTTGGATGGTTATGGTCTTTCTCTTCTGAGGTTGGCAGAATGTTCGGCAAAGGGTGCATGACCGTTGTGCTGTGGCGGCACGTCTGATTGCCGTCTGCGGAAGGTGGTCTTGCGCGGCAGGAAAACGGCCTGAAAGCGTTGGCTTTCAGGCCGAATATATACCATGCCGTGCCGGGGGTCCAGCCATGGCCGTGTGACCGTCAAAATCCGTCAAAATCCGCCAAGGTCCGGCTAAATCCGGCAACGGCCGGCAAATCCGTCAAAGTCTGGCAAACTCCGGCAAAGTCGCCAATATCAGATTATGCCGGGTGATGCCGGGTGATATTTGGTGACCGGCTGCGCGTTCTTTGTCAGAAGCTGTGACGCATGCGGTCAGCCACGCGCTGCACCAGCAGGGACGCCGCATCGGTACCGGCCTCTTCCGCGTTTTTGGAATCATACGTCCGGGAGAGGTATTCCTTGCCGGACCGCCACACCACGCTGTTGGTTGTTCCGCTGTAGACAATGGCCTCAAAACCCAGCGTGGCCGAGTAGAGCAGGGTGGTGTCGCTGGCATCGCGTGTGTGGCTGCGCAGCCGGAATTCGCTGATGATGATGCGCATGGAGTAGTCCGAGGGGCTTGTATCCACCCACCGGGCCAGATTGCGCTTATGTACTTCATCGCGCATGAGCGAGCGCAGCCGGTGCGGAAGCCACGGGTACATGGTGGGGTTTTCTACCTCCACCATGCGCAGCGTGGACGAAGGATCGCCGAAAATGCCCTTTTCCTTGCCCGCAAACTGGTAGCCCGCGCAGCCAGAAAGCAACGCCAGCGACGACAGGACAGTCAGCAGCAGGACGGCCAGCAGAGCGAAGGACCGGCGGGCCATGGGAGCCGCAGGGCGTATGGTGTCAGTTGGCAACCACATTGACGAGTTTCCCGGGAATGACGATGACCTTGCGCACGGTCATCCCTTCCACATGCTTGGCTACGTTTTCATCGCGCAGGGCGAGTTCCTGCACGGCCTGCTGTCCGGCATCGGAGGGAACCTCCAGCCGGGCGCGGACCTTGCCGTTCACCTGCACCACCACGGTTACCACATCCTTGACCAGTGCGTCATCACGGAATGCGGGCCACGGCTGCAGCGCAAGACGACCTGTATGGCCGAGAATCTGCCACAGTTCCTCGCACAGGTGCGGGGTAATGGGCGACATGACAGCAAGCACCGTGGCAATGGCGGAAGAGAGCACGGCGGGGCCGTTTTCTTCTTCACGCAGGGCATCCTTGTGCTGGTAAAGATCGTTCACCAGTTCCATGGCGGCGGAAATGGCGGTGTTGAACTGGAACCGCAGGCGGATGTCGTCCCCCGCCTTCTTCACCGTGGCGTGCTCCTTGTGGCGGATGGCCTTTGCGTTTTCGCCTGTGCACTGAGCCGCCGTGGAGGAGCAGGGAGCCACAGGGGTGAGCACGTCCTGCAACTCTTCCACCAGCCGCCAGATGCGTTTGACAAAGCGGTTGGCTCCTTCAATGCCCGAGTCGGACCAGTCGAAGTCGCGCTCCGGGGGAGCGGCGAAGAGGCAGAAAAGGCGCACCGTGTCTGCACCGTATCGGGCGATCATTTCCGTGGGGTCCACCACGTTGCCCTTGGACTTGGACATTTTTGTGCCGTCCATGAGCACCATGCCCTGCGTGAGCAGGTTGCGGAACGGCTCGTCAAAATTCAGGAATCCGCAGTCGCGCAGCGCCTTGGTGAAGAAGCGCGCGTAGAGCAGATGCAGAATGGCGTGTTCCACGCCGCCGATGTACTGGTCCACGGGTGACCAGTAGGAAAGCGCTTCCGGTGTGAAGGGGGCCGTATCCAGACGTGCGTCCGTGTAGCGCGCGAAGTACCATGAAGACTCCACAAAGGTGTCCATGGTGTCGGTTTCGCGGCGGGCCTTC includes:
- a CDS encoding acylphosphatase, which translates into the protein MNTGCRCIISGIVQGVGFRYWTRDAARALHLEGWVRNLPDGTVELEAFGPEDSLRALQDLLHEGPPYSRVTKVQCVPCPPPDHSSGNLSMAGSPSSGGSARFIIRA
- the lptE gene encoding LPS assembly lipoprotein LptE, which gives rise to MWLPTDTIRPAAPMARRSFALLAVLLLTVLSSLALLSGCAGYQFAGKEKGIFGDPSSTLRMVEVENPTMYPWLPHRLRSLMRDEVHKRNLARWVDTSPSDYSMRIIISEFRLRSHTRDASDTTLLYSATLGFEAIVYSGTTNSVVWRSGKEYLSRTYDSKNAEEAGTDAASLLVQRVADRMRHSF
- a CDS encoding DNA polymerase III subunit delta; this encodes MPHTTRPGFSICVCPDAQLIKEQVESLLAAHPAAEGPWQRHAYWGDEGLPAVFWENLTLQGLFAAPKCLVVRNAQNLATDDWKKLSQTLGRFNPLAWAFLCMEVPFEKGGPKVAKAVSSLQCWTFADKQGWIWTSPGLTPQTMRGFASAWATRNGVTILPPVLQTLSHKLPPDATAATRELEKLALAAGDSRTITAEIAADLSHEPEMDVFAFINALQNAGSGQTGGNASLHKVWHKVMHSQAGGEEMVFPFLAMLLREARLLWQLLAGEQAFLPGNVKQAKERLARSLGRARLCRIWDLALEADKGIKTGERRPEQAMELLVAGLIALFSPPSDPRKPSQSRSSTHFR
- the radC gene encoding RadC family protein, with amino-acid sequence MDSKPHYHGHRDRLREKLRKDATQLADYEVLELVLGTVLLRRDTKPLAKELLFRFRTLHGVLNARPSELRAVPGFGPSLQAHWMLLRELMARCHESPARERAVLSGPSDIVNMARARLGNLAHEEFWAAFLDNQNRLLAWERVTTGTVNTTMIYPRDLMEKALGHKASSLVVVHNHPGGNPFPSTPDIEITRQLVQSGKTLGIRVLDHIIVTEDTHYSLRDEGHL